Part of the Phocoena phocoena chromosome 8, mPhoPho1.1, whole genome shotgun sequence genome, CAACGTATTGACAGAAGGAATGATGGATTGGAGAACCAGCACACCAGTGGGTGAATGTTTGCTGAGAGGCGGGATAATTGAGTAGTCTCAAAATATCTCCCCATAATATACTTTCtatttccaaagagaaacacggTAGCTGtagagtggagaaacctggccaACCCCATCTCACCCAGTGATCAAAGATCTATCAGCAGTAATAGGACAAGCCGTACGATGAGCCTTGGGTTTGAATGCAACTAGAAGGACACAACATCACCTCTGGGGTGTTGCtgcctgttatgggttgaactgtgcctctattcatatattgaagccctaatccccagtacctcagaatgtgactgtatttggagatggggtctttaagAAGTGATGAAGTTAAAATGGGGCctttagggtgggtcctaatccaatcaGACTGGTGTGCTtagaaggagaagaaatttgGACCCATAAAGAGACATCAGGAGTGTATGCGCACATGTGAGGGCTTAGCAAGAAGGCGGACACCTGCAAGTCAAggggagagaagcctcagaagaagCCAGACTTCTGACagcatgatcttggacttccaacttccagaactgtgagaaaatacatttctattgtttccGCCACCaagcctatggtattttgttgtggtGGCCCTAGCAACCCATACACCACCAAAAATGCATAAACTGTGTCTAAGCAGGGGGAAACCCGAGACAAACCCAAATGAGGGCCATGCtgcaaaataactggcctgtacTCCTCAAAAATATTCACGCTATGAAAGACACAGACAGAGGGATTGTCCCAGATTGGAAGAGGCCCAAGGAACATGGTCCTGACCTTGGACTGGACCTGGCCTGGGAAAAAATCCTTCTCCTTTGCTGTAAAAGCACGAGGACGATAGGTGAATTGAATAAGGTTCATAGATTAGACAGTTGTGTCATACCAATGTTGAATCCCTGATTTTGATCTTTTAACTgtggttgcttgttttttaagaaatacacacCGCAGTGTTCAGAGTCCGTCACGTCTGCAACCAGCTCTCTCACGCTATATGGaagaaattatgtgtgtgtgtacgtgtgtgcgcGCGTACATACAATCAGAGAGAAGGTGAGCGCTGAAACAAATGTAAAAGGAAGTTAACAGTTAACGTTTGAGCAATCTGGGTGAAGGATATATGGAACTTCTTTTCAGTAAGAATggaagtatttcaaaataaaaagttgaaaacctCCCATCGTCCCGCAGGAAGGTCACCtcaccagcccctgcccccctccagccacatctcctccccttcccagcccagCTTAAGTCCGATGTTTCCCCACCTCTCtatgccctgccctccccaccccccaaatcccctcctctttggcacaataCCGCTCCCCTCGACGGCACCCCCTGTGCCCACCGGCGCCTCTGCTTCTGCTCAGGCAGCCTTCCCTCCAGAAACTGCCCTGCCTCTGGGTTCGCAGGCTCTACCTGCTCTGCTCCCAGGGCCCTTAACGCACGGAGCTTCCCCCACCTCGGCGCTAACCACAGTAAAAGCTGATCACTACCAAGTGTTCAGTCGTTGTCACAAATGACTTATCACCCCCAGTATTTGTCTCTTTCGGTCTCCCGTCACCCTGCGAGGTAAGCAATATCAACCCCAATCCACAAACGGGGAACCGAAGCTCAGAAAAATGATGTGTCCCAGGTCACAGCCAGAAAGTGACCAGGGGGCTGGACTGGAACCAGACTCTAACTACCAGGCCACATGCTCTCCCCGCTGCTATGAATTATAACGACCTGTGGGGACTAACGCTGGCTGAGCTGGGCTCCTCCAGACCCTGCGGTAAGGCTTCCAGGAGACGAGGACTGAGGACAGGGACAGCCCCTCCCTCGGAGGACGGCCCCTGATGAGCTAATACAAGCAAGGCTTGGGACCCTGCTGGGCGCGTGGGAAGCGCCCCTGTCTGTGAGCCAGGCTGGTTGTtgttaatagactttatttcttagaaCTGTCCCAGATTTACAGAAAACCTGAGAAGATAGCACAgaaagttcccatataccccacacAGCTCCCCCTGTAATTAACATCTCACATTAGgatggtacatttattacaattaatgaaccaatgttGACACATTGTTACAACTAAAGTCCATTTCCTTAGCTTTCACCTAAGGTCCTTTTCTGTTTTAGGATCCCAGCCAGGAGGCCACATTATCTAATTGTCTGTTCTCTTGTTTGTTATCGGTAACAGCCACGGTGGTATTAATGGCCTTAATCCCCCAGGAGACCTCTAGGAGGTACTTCTTCTCCTGAGTGGGGAGTCTTCTCAGCAGAGTCCAACGGCCTCTGGCTTCCCCCTTCAGCATCCGTgactccttccctccatccccatctcccctccccccattccagATGAATTGGGAACCCGTCTGAGGTGAACAGCTGCTCCATCTGTCATCACGGGTGACCGCCGAGCCCCAGGGGCGCACGGTCTTTTTCTGCCAATTACAAAGACTGCCATGTGCTGGAGAAGGCAGGGATCTCACTGCTCTGGGGGAGACCCCATGGCTGGGAACCAGCTTGCCCTAACACAGTGTCAGGCTAGAGAGGCCCCTCAAGGACCAGGGACACATCGGAAGCCGAGGCCGCTCAACGGGCTGGTGGGCGAGGAAGGCTAAGTCCTGGGCACTGATCCTTCCTCTGCCCGGATGCTGCTCCCCTGTCGCCCTCTCTCCTGTAGGATGGGCACTCCCGCCTGAGGGTGTTCGTGGAAGCTGTGCCGCCCAGTGGTCACTCTGATCATCCGTCCCAAACCTGATCACACCTGGACTCCGGACTCCCACCTGGCACCGCCCACCACATTCTCACTTCCTGCCCCTCATGCGCACCCCCTCCGCCCTACCCCAGAGGACAGCTTAGCCCATTTAACCCCTGCCTCACTGTCCCTggacccacccaccccaccctagCGCGACCCCAGCGGGGCACCTTGGAACACGGTGGGGAGCCGCTGACAAGCCAGCTTACGGAGGCACGGAGGAGTCCTCCGTGCGCGCACACTCTGTCGGGAGCCTTCCTGAGGATCCGGGGGACTGACAGCCCTTTGCTGGGCTCTACGAAGCCACTGCCCTCCATTTCCCTGGAGGTCTGCGGCCCACGTGGCTCCTTTTCATGTCCTCACCACGCTTGTCCCCAGACCTAGGTACCCTCTGACTCAGGAAGAGTGCCAGGTGGCCTCCAGGCACATCCCCCGCAGAGTGAGAAGAAGTTCAAAGGAAGCCCATCAGCTGGCTGCTGTCATGACAACACCAGAGAGGGTCCCTGTTACTATGGCAACACAGGCGCCACTTTCCAGACCAAGCAAGGCCCTTGTCCCCTGAATGCTGAAGGAATAGGAgggcttcctcccccaccccacccaccagtgATGAAACTGCTCCACGCCCCGTTCGCAGGAGAGCCTGGCCCCCAGAATGGACCGCAGAAGAGATCTTTAGATGCGGTGACCACCTGCCCCAGCCTGATAACAGTTAATCTATCTTTACATGTACCCCTCCCGTAGATCTAGAACATTCCAGCGTGGATGATAAATTAAATGGTGACCCTACTTTTAGAGTGTAGTTTGCCTGTCTGTTGCCTGCATGAGAAAGTCTGGTCTGTGAAGGCTTTGCTGGAGTTACCACTGCAAGAAAgggcagtgagagaagccaggtcAGCCCTCAAATGCTGACGGTCGCCCAGGCCCTCCCCACACCGTGTTTATGATGGACCCTGAACCCCAAGGCACTGACCCTCCTCTTTGATCTGCCTTCGTCCCAGTGACTGTCCAGTGCTTCAGAAACAGTCACTTCGTCCTGGTGGTGTCCCGAGAAACAGCCTTGGTGTGCAGGACACTAATCAACGTCCAACTGGTCTGCACCGCCCCCCAGCTGCTCCGAAACCAGGAGGCGGGATCCTCCGTGGTCTCCACGGCTGGCCCTCTCACCTGCTGTGACACCACAGTCCAGGTAGAGTGGGGGCCACACTGGTGCCCATGACCACCCCCTGGAAGGGCCTCGCCCAGCTGTCTCTTCCTACAGGTGGACGGCATCCAGCAGAACCAGTTGGTGTCCAACATCGGCATCTGGATGGGGCCGCACGGTTCCATCATGTAGGACGGCGCCTTCCTCACACAGGCTGGGCCGCGGGCTTGGGTGTGAAGGGAGCACAGGTGAGCTTAGCACTGGCTTTGGAGCCATCTGGGGTCATGTCCAAGCTCTGCTATCAcctactgtgtgacctcagatgaGCTACTCACCTCTTCCCAGCACCACCGGCCCCCCAGGCCGGCGCAACGCCTCTCAACCAGAGCTGATGTGAGCATTAGACCGGGCCTGCCCACGCCTGGCAGGCAGAAGCCACGGCAGGGCCTGAGAGGGCCGGAGTCCTCGAGAGCCCTCACCTTTATCCCTCCAGGAACTGAGCTGAGAAACGAAGCACCAAGGAGCTGAAAAGTCCCCTTCCAGGCCCCAGGAAGAAGCCAAGGCTGTGCCTGACCGTTGCCACCTCCTGATCTCAGAGGTTACAAAGCCCCAGATGAGGCAGAAGACAGCTGGGGCTGAAGCTCTGAGggtgcggggtggggtgggggaggagctgaGGGAGAACCCCTCACTGAAAGGGGCCACCGGCACCTGCTGACTCAGGTGGCAAAACGAGCCAGGAACCCAGGATGCCGGGGGTAACCCCTGAGGACATCTGAGCTTGTCACACCTGTCTCAACCCCAGCCGCCAGGCGCCAACCTCAGCCTGAACTAATATGGTAACCACGGGGTGTAGGAAttctgtgcctggcactgagtGGGTTTCcagatgtctttttttcccaCCCTTCCTGCCATGAGGGCTGGGGCAGGCTGCTGGCATCAGGGTTCAAatgtcttttcctttaaaatgttatgtatTCCCAGGGGGACCGGGGGACAAATCTGTCATGCTTTGGACACCAGGATTTAAAAGCTACGGGAGCTAGCCAGAACTCATCACAGAAGGGAAGCGTAAGGCGAAACAGCTGTAGGCCATCAGGAATGAGCTGGAGGGCCCCGCAGAGGAAAGGCCTTCCGGTCGGGGTGGAATCACTCGTGAGTACTGACACCttctttgtgccaggccctggtctCCATTGGTAGGACGTCCTCCCCAAGGGCACCGGCCCAGGCCCGAACCCAGGGCTCTGCCACAAGTACAAGTGAAGGTCGAGCgctcaggagctgggggagggtgggTCAGCTCTTCTTGCAGAACATCTCCGGGTGCCGGCGTGCCCGTACCCCCACCGGGTGTGTGCAGTGCCACGCAGGCCAGCCAGGCGCACGGGACCCAGTGGCAGACCAGCCACAACCGCAAGGACAAGGATGACCCCAGCGCGCTATCTCGTGACCTCACTTGATCCTTAAGCACAGCCTTTGGAGGGAGGGGGTCAGCGCCATTGTGCAAATGAAGAGATTGAGGCTTAGGTTAAGCGGCCAGTGAATGCTGATAAGATTCAAACCCGGGTCTGTGAGATGACAGAGCTTTCAGGACAGGGTGGGCATCTGTCAGCCCCAGGGGGCTCCAGCCTCTCCATCTAGAAGATGGCCTGGCACAGCAGACTCGAACTGTCCCGAGAAGACAAGACGTGGTGGGCAGAGGACGGGGCAACGATGCACATCACCCAGGTGATTGCAGGTGGCGTCCATCCGCCCCGCTGGACCAAGCCTCGTATGTCGCATCCACATAGTACAGTAATCTGGATGCGCTGATTCTGTGTCTTCTCTCCTCCATCCTCTCCAACTGGGACTTCAGGCTTCACATCCACTGTGTCTTCAATGCCAGTGACTTCCTGCCCCTCCAGGCgtccctctttcctcccccatCCAGCCACTGTGACCCAGTACAGCCCCCTGAGGCTTCAGCTGCAGATCGACAAGGGAAAAGGATACGGTGTCCCTGTGCTTTCTCTACCCACCCCCACTTCCCAGACATACAGTCGACCGAAGTTCATGAGCCCCTCTCCCTGCAGACAAGGCTTTTAGTTCCTACCACAGGGAGGGGGACCACCCCATTGTGGGGCTGCTTCAAGAGTCTGACCC contains:
- the ZP1 gene encoding LOW QUALITY PROTEIN: zona pellucida sperm-binding protein 1 (The sequence of the model RefSeq protein was modified relative to this genomic sequence to represent the inferred CDS: inserted 3 bases in 2 codons; deleted 2 bases in 1 codon; substituted 1 base at 1 genomic stop codon), translating into MNYNDLWGLTLAELGSSRPCVTVQCFRNSHFVLVVSRETALVCRTLINVQLVCTAPQLLRNQEAGSSVVSTAGPLTCCDTTVQVDGIQQNQLVSNIGIWMGPHGSIMLHIHCVFNASDFLPLQASLFPPPXPATVTQYSPLRLQLQIDKGKGYDKAFSSYHREGDHPIVGLLQESDPMEVWLLQRTDPVLVLVLYQHWAAPTANPFQWPIQSGKCPFGDSXRTXMMALEGALPCHSHYQCFTVATFAPLDTGSWRARGGPLRSMCSSCLLPVC